In Camelus bactrianus isolate YW-2024 breed Bactrian camel chromosome 28, ASM4877302v1, whole genome shotgun sequence, a single window of DNA contains:
- the SULT1C3 gene encoding sulfotransferase 1C3 yields MSLEEMKDLCVDEKCLRPETSEVGGILMTKLMSDNWDKIWNFQARPDDLLIATYVKSGTTWTQEIVDMIQNDGDSQKCQRASTFNRQPFIEWALPPLIKSGLDLANKMPSPRTLKTHLPVQMLPPSFWKENSKIIYVARNAKDCLVSYYHFSRMNKLMPDPGSWEEYVEMFKAGKVLWGSWYNHVKGWWDAKDRHRILYLFYEDMKEDPKREIQKILKFLEKDVSEDILNKIIHHTSFDMMRQNPMANYTSLPSSIMDHSISPFMRRGMPGDWKNYFTVAQNEAFEADYAQKMAGSSLTFRTEI; encoded by the exons ATGTCCTTGGAGGAAATGAAAGACCTGTGTGTGGATGAGAAATGCCTGCGGCCAGAAACCTCAGAAGTGGGCGGGATCCTCATGACCAAGCTAATGAGCGATAATTGGGACAAAATCTGGAATTTCCAAGCAAGACCAGACGATCTTCTCATCGCAACCTACGTAAAGTCAG GCACAACCTGGACACAGGAGATTGTGGACATGATCCAGAATGACGGGGACTCGCAGAAGTGCCAGCGAGCCAGCACCTTCAACCGGCAGCCTTTCATCGAGTGGGCTCTGCCCCCGCTCATCAAATCAG GGCTGGACCTGGCCAACAAAATGCCGTCTCCGAGGACGCTGAAGACCCACCTGCCTGTTCAGATGCTGCCTCCTTCCTTTtggaaagaaaattcaaag ATCATCTATGTGGCCAGAAATGCCAAGGACTGTCTGGTGTCCTACTACCACTTCTCAAGAATGAATAAACTGATGCCAGACCCTGGCTCCTGGGAGGAGTACGTGGAGATGTTCAAGGCTGGGAAAG TGCTGTGGGGCTCCTGGTACAACCACGTGAAGGGATGGTGGGACGCCAAGGACCGGCACCGCATCCTCTACCTCTTCTACGAGGACATGAAGGAG GACCCCAAGAGGGAAATTCAGAAGATCCTGAAGTTCCTGGAGAAAGATGTCTCAGAGGACATTCTGAATAAAATCATCCATCACACCTCCTTTGACATGATGAGGCAAAACCCGATGGCCAATTACACCAGCCTGCCCAGCAGCATCATGGACCACTCCATCTCCCCATTCATGAGGCGAG GGATGCCCGGGGACTGGAAGAACTACTTCACGGTGGCTCAGAACGAAGCCTTTGAGGCAGACTACGCACAGAAGATGGCAGGGAGCAGCCTGACCTTCCGCACGGAGATCTGA